In Miscanthus floridulus cultivar M001 chromosome 8, ASM1932011v1, whole genome shotgun sequence, the sequence aacGCGTGCGGCACCTGAGGCGGAGGAGCTGACATCTGCACAGGCACACCCGTCTTCTGCCCAAGAGCTTGCATGATTTGCATCATTTCTGCAATCCTGACCTCCTGGGCCTCCCGAGCGGCCTGCTCAGCCTCCAGCCGAGCAGTGAGGGCCGTGATCTGCGCCGTCTTCTCGTTgttctgggcctgcaatattgcactccaatatttcagtaatgcaaaactaactcaagtgtgagaatattaatttacgacgagtaaaacaagaATTACCTCGAGCGCATCGACCCGCTGCAGTGTCGGAGTAGGccgtgagcgtatgggctggctggaactcgtgctctgtgctcggagcTGGCTCAGAGTGGGAACAGTGGTGGGGTCGATGGCGGCGTTCGCAATCCACGTCCGGCCGTGCTTCCTGCCGCCACCGAGCCTCATGATGGCCTCGGCATCAATGGGCTCGGTGCGGACGTCGTACTCTGGCCCGTGCCGCTGCTGTACCGCCGACGTGTACtcctggactttagtgtacacgttagGGTCGGAGTATGCCTCGCGAGGGGCAGCCGGGTCCCAGGTGACGTCGCCGGCCACCCTGGTctggtgggacatagcccacgccgtGAACATCGAGACATCCTCgtccgggtgcgcagcctcctgcgagaaaggcggcaggtggtgagcaatcaggcATACGTTAAGCGTGAAACTAAATAGAAGaaaaatcacttacatatgccgATTTGAATCCGGGGAGACTcctgctgccttgatggtgagtggcAGCTGGCCTGAGCATACGCAGTGCCCGCTGAGACTCGTGCTTCTCTATGTAGGCCGGCGTGAACCACCTAGCCACGATCATTGTCCAGGCGTCGGCATGcgctcggcaccaccagggaatcacctacatgtCAACGAGTGTTTGACATAtatgaagatgaaattgaacatatttaattcaaaaacaaAACAATATCAATGTTATTCatgtacctcaaggtactgctcctgggtcagcGTCATCTGTCGAGCCTCCCTCTTGGTGACTGTCATTCTACGAGCCGAcgcgtagtagtctatgtgggcctggacgcgcGCCTCGTGAAACATGTCGGTGACATACTTCCTACAGGCTGCATGCGCCACACGATCAGCGAGGCCCTCGGTTCCTTCTTCGGCCCTGAAAAACCTCTACATAAAAGATGATATATCCAATCGTTATTTGAAAAAAAATAGAATTCAATGTGAAGGATTGATTAATGTTGTGCGAGAGGAACTTACCCAAAACTCAGCAAGtatccgctcctgcttgttgcggtactgGTCGTCCTCGCCCAGGGCGTACCTGTCCCACGTGTAGGCTGGCTCTCGGGCCTCCGACGGCAACTCCACAATGCCGGGGAACCACTTCCGACACAACACACCCAAGACGGTCGCGGGAGAGCGCAGAGGAGTACCTGACAACACCTCCCAAGCCCTGCACAAGTaagaagaaaatttatcagtttctctttcgatttcaaacatatcatatgaagtagttgtgatatcaTTTATATTTACTTACTTGGGCGGCACAGGGCGAAGCACTAGACGGTTCTGAGGAAGCGGAAACGAAGGGAGCGTCGCCGGGCCTCGCTGGTAGACACCcgacgcctcgcctccctcgtccTCGGGCGCCGCACCCTGCTCCTcctcgacctcctcctcctcctccgtcggtGGCACGGGCTCAGGGGGCTGAGTCCGCTGCCTCCTACCACTGCCTCCTGTCgtctgcctccccctcctcccgcGGCCTCTTGCCGTTGTCCCTCGTCCTCCCGCTGCCTCCTGCAACTGTCCCTCgcctgcctccccctcctccggCGGCCTCCTCGCGTAAGCCGAGGGTGTGTCACGTCGTGGCCGGCTACTCGCCATCTTTGATCAATCACCTGCACGCacgaagaatgaacaagacttgtTAGTACACATATTAGAGactgaaaataaataaacaaaatataaatgaaaataaataaacaagacatagtattacatgtattacgaataatcttcatgattgggattataggtctcgtcatcactgtcAACATTATCCAAAtaggcaacactatccgaaggttctatgttatCGTCCTTGTCACTTGCTacaagtaatcgctcaagcatttgtatgtccttggcattttgcaccacatctccatcgtcctcgtcatcaactgtttcgttgtctacttccatttcgagggCCTCGGGTAGGACTATCTGAAGCGTCCCCGGTAGCCCATCTtcctgatagaactctccatcatatgtgtttgtgttAAAGTTGTAATCGTCATCGTTAGGGGTTGGTAGTTTGCCGTGTGGAgaaacctggtgcacaatagcccaaccctgaAGCTCCTGTTTGGCTTGGTTGGCATATCTCGTgtaatacacctgcacggcctgttgagccacaatgtagatgtCTTTTCCCGGATAAACGGAATCTTCTCGCacctcgactagcccaagatgaggggtcagTCTCGTTTCGCGAGGattgaaccaatggcatttgaacatgacaggtttaagaggtttgtcACCATCAAATTCTAGTTGGTAGATCTCCTCAACTCTTCCATGGTAGTCGAGACCATCAGTGCCaggcgtacaaactccgctatttgtggttttccgaTTGGGCCGGGTTTGCTCGTATCTTGTTGTGTGGAAACGATAACCATTCACGTCATAtccggtaaatgacttcaccctagcttggcaGCCGTTCGCAACTTGTTTCAACTCATCACTCATGGACGAatcggtctgggcctgcaagctcaaacatgatagatcgttatattcgAATATCGAATGTacaagctaaattggacattacctttcgtttaaaccaagaaatgaaatcaggcctatcCGCTCCCGCGCCCCGCGATAGAAGGGTGTCTTGTTcctgcggggtaggatccctaGGTTCATGCCAggattcacgaacaaattccctgttgGAGCGAGAATCAATAGGGTTGGACGTTGAATAGTaacggcgtattgaaacaagatcattgagaacttacttgatgaaagGTTGCACCTcagtaaggttattcaacacgtataacatgatactgcgccactctttatTTGTCAAGATCATAACGGTCGATCCACTTGTGCTACCGAGTTGTCCTTGGAAAAGGccgagggtcgattcattttcatcagcattgtaacgagggagtggattttgattgctaggaaggttcggcttgtagtacagcgttgtgaagtttgccacctcctcccgcaGGTATGCCTCTGCaacggaagcctcaattctggctttatttgtacatttcttgcgaacAGTCTTTAGTCCTCTCTCGACTGGAAAGCACCAACGAAACTGCACAGGCCCCCCCAAACGTACTTCAGTGGGAAGGTGCacgatcagatgctgcatcggcaagaaaaagccgggtgggaagatcttctccagcttacagaccaacacaggtgccACCTTTTCCAATTCCATAGCGAtgttccgagatatctccttagcacacagcaggcgaaagaaatagctcaactctgccaacactttccagacatgctcagggacgtagcCTCGGACCATTGCAgggagaagccgctcaatccatatatggtagtcatgactcttcatcccgttgactcgcaaagtgcctaagttcactcccctgctcagattaGCGGCATAGCCATCTGGGAACATCAAGTTCTtgatccattgaagtacttcCCTCCTGGCATCTATTTTCAAGACGAAATCCACCTTAGGCTTTTTCCACTTCTTGTTTCGAccactaggaggttgcatctcttgttttttcctatcgcacaacgtcgccaggtccactctagccttaacattgtccttagaTTTCTCTGTATTCATGAgagttgcccaaagtgcctcggcgatattcttttcggtgtgcattacatcaatgttatgtggcagaagaaggtcatcgaaatagggtaGCCtggtcaagccggacttatgagtccacatatgttcctcaccataacccacaaaaccacctccttcgttgggcacgagagcatctatctgagcatgaacctcggcaccactcctaatgtggggtttagggtctgtcactgcaacaccttttgtaaagttcttgatgtcttgtctgaatggatgttcagaagggaggaattgacgatgcttgtcgaacgacgaatacttgccaccctttttcaaccaaataaacctcacagctttcttgcatactgggcacgggaacttcccgtgaacacaccaggcgcagaataacccatacgccaggaaatCATGCAGAGAGTAGTGATACCAAACGTACATTTTGAAGCTTGaccttgtagctcggtcgtatgtccatacccctccCCAAGCTTTTATCAATTcgtcaatcacaggctccatgaacactcccatattacttcctgggtgtccaggaattatcaacgacaaaaaTACGTTCTGTCGTTGGAAGGCGATGCCAGGGGGGAGGTTGAGAGGG encodes:
- the LOC136470442 gene encoding uncharacterized protein, giving the protein MEDRQWMYTGRRSRNDYDVDWVKRTDDFLKHAFGEGVAKGHSLVWCPCSHCDNRRRVDKQTMGKHLVYHGYTPGYHRWIYHGEADRIREEVVRPRLEPFDDDAGVADMIDDAHQAQFAEGRDKEEMEANVEAFYKMLDSASKPLHEHTNISQLDAIGRVMGLKAELNLSREGFDKMLTVFGTMLPKNHILPPNLYESEKLLRALKMPYDKIHCCPKGCVLFWKEHEHAKYCPKCGSSRYLEVVSGDGQKVQLTIPARVLRHLPFIARIQRLFMTEETAKQMTWHKNGKRYNPDKMVHPSDAEAWQYFNDRHPEKAAEARNVRVAFATDGFNPYGLMSSPYTCWPVFTIPLNLPPGIAFQRQNVFLSLIIPGHPGSNMGVFMEPVIDELIKAWGGVWTYDRATRSSFKMYVWYHYSLHDFLAYGLFCAWCVHGKFPCPVCKKAVRFIWLKKGGKYSSFDKHRQFLPSEHPFRQDIKNFTKGVAVTDPKPHIRSGAEVHAQIDALVPNEGGGFVGYGEEHMWTHKSGLTRLPYFDDLLLPHNIDVMHTEKNIAEALWATLMNTEKSKDNVKARVDLATLCDRKKQEMQPPSGRNKKWKKPKVDFVLKIDARREVLQWIKNLMFPDGYAANLSRGVNLGTLRVNGMKSHDYHIWIERLLPAMVRGYVPEHVWKVLAELSYFFRLLCAKEISRNIAMELEKVAPVLVCKLEKIFPPGFFLPMQHLIVHLPTEVRLGGPVQFRWCFPVERGLKTVRKKCTNKARIEASVAEAYLREEVANFTTLYYKPNLPSNQNPLPRYNADENESTLGLFQGQLGSTSGSTVMILTNKEWRSIMLYVLNNLTEVQPFIKEFVRESWHEPRDPTPQEQDTLLSRGAGADRPDFISWFKRKAQTDSSMSDELKQVANGCQARVKSFTGYDVNGYRFHTTRYEQTRPNRKTTNSGVCTPGTDGLDYHGRVEEIYQLEFDGDKPLKPVMFKCHWFNPRETRLTPHLGLVEVREDSVYPGKDIYIVAQQAVQVYYTRYANQAKQELQGWAIVHQVSPHGKLPTPNDDDYNFNTNTYDGEFYQEDGLPGTLQIVLPEALEMEVDNETVDDEDDGDVVQNAKDIQMLERLLVASDKDDNIEPSDSVAYLDNVDSDDETYNPNHEDYS